The proteins below come from a single Acidimicrobiia bacterium genomic window:
- the nuoF gene encoding NADH-quinone oxidoreductase subunit NuoF translates to MTKILTARMEAHPTDSNTITRYLDTGGYATLRRVLASSTPEEVIDQIKTSNIRGRGGAGFPTGMKWGFLANSDPKYLVVNGDESEPGTFKDRQLLERDPHQLLEGIVISSFALGVNRAFVYIRGEYPKPARRLQRAIEEAYEAGLLGDNIAGSDFCLDVSIHLGAGAYICGEETALLNSLEGRRGEPRLKPPFPAVEGLYRRPTIVNNVESLSNVPWIIEHGGDAYAAIGPERSAGTRLFSLSGHVNRPGNYEIVMGISWRELIYEIGGGIRDGNALKTWIPGGASAPWLVPEHLDTLITIDGVLEYGTMLGSGAVVVMDETTDVVGAAHSIVRFFAHESCGQCTPCREGTTWLQDILERIMAGRGRQKDIELLLDISDNISPGLAWPPAMTTICPLGPSATAPITSITKYFLDEVKGRIAAQPLEVVDG, encoded by the coding sequence ATGACGAAGATCCTGACAGCCCGCATGGAAGCCCACCCAACGGACAGCAACACGATCACCCGATACCTCGACACTGGCGGCTATGCGACGCTTCGCCGAGTTCTCGCTTCCTCAACACCCGAAGAGGTCATCGACCAGATCAAGACATCGAATATTCGTGGGCGCGGGGGTGCAGGCTTCCCCACAGGGATGAAATGGGGGTTCCTTGCGAACAGTGACCCGAAGTACCTCGTCGTCAACGGCGATGAGTCCGAACCGGGTACCTTCAAGGACCGCCAACTGCTGGAGCGTGACCCGCACCAACTCCTCGAGGGGATCGTCATCTCGTCGTTCGCGCTCGGCGTCAACCGCGCATTCGTGTACATCCGCGGCGAATACCCAAAACCGGCACGGCGTCTCCAACGGGCGATCGAGGAGGCGTACGAGGCCGGACTCCTCGGGGACAACATCGCTGGAAGCGACTTCTGTCTCGATGTGTCCATTCATCTCGGTGCGGGTGCCTACATCTGCGGGGAGGAAACGGCGTTGTTGAACAGCCTCGAGGGTCGTCGCGGTGAACCGAGGCTCAAGCCCCCCTTCCCGGCGGTGGAGGGTCTCTACCGCCGGCCGACGATCGTCAACAATGTCGAGTCGCTCTCCAATGTTCCTTGGATCATCGAACATGGGGGCGACGCCTACGCCGCGATCGGACCGGAGCGGTCGGCGGGAACCCGGCTGTTCTCCCTGTCCGGGCATGTGAACAGGCCCGGCAACTACGAGATCGTCATGGGGATCAGCTGGCGGGAGCTGATCTACGAGATCGGTGGCGGCATCAGGGACGGGAACGCGCTCAAGACCTGGATCCCCGGGGGTGCCTCGGCGCCATGGCTCGTTCCCGAACACCTCGATACGCTGATCACGATCGATGGAGTCCTCGAGTACGGAACCATGCTCGGTTCCGGGGCCGTGGTCGTCATGGACGAGACGACCGATGTCGTCGGGGCAGCCCACAGCATCGTGAGGTTCTTCGCCCACGAATCCTGTGGGCAGTGCACCCCGTGCCGGGAAGGCACCACATGGCTCCAGGACATCCTCGAGAGGATCATGGCGGGCCGTGGTCGCCAGAAGGACATCGAGCTCCTCCTCGATATCTCGGACAACATCTCACCCGGCCTCGCATGGCCGCCGGCCATGACCACGATCTGTCCGCTCGGACCATCGGCGACAGCTCCGATCACCTCGATCACGAAGTACTTCCTCGACGAGGTGAAGGGTCGCATCGCTGCGCAACCGCTGGAGGTCGTCGATGGCTGA
- the nuoG gene encoding NADH-quinone oxidoreductase subunit NuoG, with protein sequence MADRAVPDPTTVTITINGVDHIVDAGQRLITAAERVGNYIPRFCHHEKLDPVGKCRMCLVEVEGPRGKQLVPSCTMLVSDGMVVDTESEVVKKAQNGVLEFLLINHPLDCPVCDKGGECPLQDQTMAYGPGESRFIEAKRTFVKPIPISDVVLLDRERCVLCDRCVRVADDIAGDPLITFNERGNQVQILTFPDEPFKSYFSGNTVQVCPVGALTSVDYRFRARPWDLEVVPSVSLRDTVHSTVEIHTSRGKVVRVYGADNDHVNDGWLSDKDRFSFGSMHHEDRVLTPLQRTGDGHTPIPWPQAIEAVATRLGSVLGTEVGAIGGANGTNEEAYLIGKFMRSIVGSPHLDAQVGDGFEPQLAAAVTPRARIDDLDAATTILVWGPDLKETHPVLYLRVRKAARNGANLVVASPAGTGLDGIATHVVRYRAGSGQDAVRKLSAGEGDLASVRAELDAGGVVTLFGRSSLCEDPRLAESVAAFARTLEGPGLLPLLGRANTFGALDMGLAPTLLPGRVSIRDGEHAAAMTDQWGLMPEGPGLDTMGMLRAVESGDVNVLLLFGSDPVRDCPDPDLARRALEMAEFVVAFDAFVTDSSRHADLILPAALWGEVDGTVTNLEGRVQAVRAALQPDGQAQSVLFALKDIATAMGADLAAYDVASITKEISAVAPAYRGITADHLTFETDGTGVVVPMEGAPQPLGYIPTDGAVPVVTDRYTLHFAPSLYDDGVTTRHSPSIAGLVPAVEARLHPSDASLLAVANGATVMVAGERVFPVRVDPSVAKGSIVLPFNQVATKGLAAMAAVSVKAIRDIDGNEGIA encoded by the coding sequence ATGGCTGACCGCGCGGTTCCGGATCCCACGACCGTCACGATCACGATCAACGGTGTCGACCACATCGTCGACGCCGGACAGCGCTTGATCACGGCAGCCGAACGGGTCGGCAACTACATCCCCCGATTCTGTCACCACGAAAAGCTCGACCCGGTCGGCAAGTGCCGCATGTGTCTCGTGGAGGTGGAGGGACCCCGCGGGAAGCAGCTCGTGCCGTCATGCACGATGCTCGTCAGCGACGGCATGGTCGTCGACACGGAATCCGAAGTCGTCAAGAAAGCCCAAAACGGTGTGCTCGAGTTCCTCCTCATCAACCACCCCCTCGACTGTCCGGTGTGCGACAAGGGTGGCGAGTGCCCGCTCCAGGATCAGACGATGGCGTACGGGCCCGGCGAGAGTCGCTTCATCGAGGCGAAGCGGACCTTTGTCAAGCCGATCCCGATCTCTGATGTTGTTCTCCTCGACCGGGAACGGTGCGTCCTCTGTGACCGCTGCGTTCGTGTTGCAGACGACATCGCGGGAGATCCCCTCATCACTTTCAATGAGCGCGGGAATCAGGTGCAGATCCTCACCTTCCCCGATGAACCGTTCAAGTCCTATTTCTCCGGTAACACGGTGCAGGTATGCCCCGTTGGCGCCCTCACCTCGGTCGACTATCGGTTCAGGGCTCGGCCGTGGGATCTCGAGGTCGTGCCATCCGTATCGCTCAGGGACACGGTCCATTCGACGGTCGAGATCCACACAAGCCGGGGCAAGGTCGTGCGGGTGTACGGCGCCGACAACGACCATGTCAACGATGGTTGGCTCTCGGACAAGGATCGGTTCTCGTTCGGCTCGATGCATCACGAGGATCGGGTTCTTACCCCACTTCAGCGCACCGGCGACGGGCACACGCCCATCCCGTGGCCGCAGGCCATCGAGGCCGTCGCCACCAGGCTCGGTTCGGTGCTCGGTACCGAGGTCGGCGCCATCGGGGGAGCGAACGGGACCAACGAGGAGGCGTACCTGATCGGGAAATTCATGCGCTCAATCGTCGGTTCACCCCACCTCGATGCACAGGTCGGCGACGGATTCGAGCCACAGCTCGCGGCTGCGGTCACGCCGCGCGCCCGAATCGACGACCTCGATGCGGCCACGACGATCCTCGTGTGGGGGCCCGACCTCAAAGAGACTCATCCGGTTTTGTACCTGCGGGTCCGAAAGGCGGCGCGCAACGGTGCGAACCTCGTGGTCGCGAGCCCTGCCGGAACGGGGCTGGATGGCATCGCGACGCATGTCGTCAGGTACCGGGCCGGTTCCGGACAGGACGCGGTTCGCAAGCTCTCGGCCGGGGAAGGCGATCTCGCATCGGTGCGGGCAGAGCTCGACGCCGGAGGAGTTGTGACGCTCTTCGGGCGATCCTCGCTCTGTGAGGATCCTCGGCTTGCCGAGTCGGTTGCGGCCTTCGCACGAACGCTCGAGGGTCCCGGCCTCCTTCCGCTCCTCGGGAGGGCAAACACCTTCGGGGCCCTCGACATGGGGCTCGCACCAACACTGCTCCCCGGCCGGGTGTCGATCCGCGATGGCGAGCACGCCGCTGCCATGACGGACCAGTGGGGTCTCATGCCCGAAGGGCCGGGCCTCGACACGATGGGAATGCTGCGGGCGGTCGAGTCGGGTGATGTGAATGTCCTGCTGCTGTTCGGGTCCGACCCGGTGAGGGACTGCCCTGACCCCGACCTCGCACGGCGAGCTCTCGAGATGGCCGAGTTCGTCGTTGCATTCGACGCGTTCGTGACCGACTCGTCACGCCACGCAGACCTCATCCTCCCTGCGGCACTGTGGGGCGAGGTCGACGGCACCGTGACGAACCTCGAAGGCAGGGTTCAGGCCGTCAGGGCTGCGCTTCAACCGGATGGGCAGGCCCAGTCGGTCCTGTTTGCCCTCAAGGACATCGCCACGGCCATGGGTGCGGACCTCGCGGCGTACGATGTCGCATCGATCACGAAGGAGATCTCCGCCGTCGCGCCCGCCTACCGCGGCATCACCGCCGACCATCTCACCTTCGAGACCGACGGAACGGGCGTTGTGGTGCCGATGGAAGGAGCACCCCAACCGCTCGGCTACATCCCGACGGATGGTGCCGTGCCCGTTGTCACCGACCGATACACCCTCCACTTCGCTCCATCGTTGTACGACGACGGAGTGACGACGCGGCATTCGCCGTCGATCGCCGGTCTCGTCCCCGCCGTCGAGGCGCGCCTCCATCCATCGGACGCGTCGCTCCTCGCGGTGGCGAACGGTGCGACGGTCATGGTGGCTGGCGAGCGGGTGTTCCCGGTGCGAGTCGATCCGTCGGTAGCGAAGGGTTCCATCGTGTTGCCCTTCAACCAGGTGGCGACGAAGGGTCTTGCCGCGATGGCGGCTGTCTCCGTGAAGGCGATTCGTGACATCGACGGGAATGAGGGAATCGCATGA